The DNA region GTCTCAAGAATGAGTGATCCAAAAATGATAAAAAGCATCATGAATGCAGTTAAAATTCCAGTTATGGCAAAATGTAGAATTGGTCATATCGTTGAAGCAAGAATATTGGAAAGTATAGGGATTGATTTTATAGATGAGAGTGAAGTTTTAAGCCCAGCTGATAATGTATATCATGTAAATAAGCGTGAGTTTAAAACACCTTTTGTTTGCGGTGCTAGAAATTTAGGTGAAGCACTTAGGAGAATTAGCGAAGGTGCGATGATGATAAGAACAAAAGGAGAAGCTGGAACTGGAGATGTGGTTCAAGCAGTAACACATATGAGATCAATAATGAGTGATATAAGACGCATTTCAAATTTAAACAAAGATGAACTTTTTAACGAGGCAAAAAACTTAGGAGTTAGCTATGAAATGCTTTTATATGTGCATGAAAATGGCTCACTTCCAGTTGCAAATTTTAGTGCAGGTGGCGTTGCAACACCAGCAGATGCAGCTTTAATGAGAGTTTTGGGTGCACAAGGCGTTTTTGTAGGAAGTGGAATTTTTAAGTCAGGAAATCCTGAAAAAAGAGCAAAAGCTATCGTAAAAGCAGCAAAAAATTATGACAATCCTGACATTATTGCAGAAGTTAGCCAAGATTTGGGCGAAGCAATGGTTGGCATAAACGAAGATGAGATAAAAATCATAATGGCAAATAGAGGAATATAATTAATTTTAATCTATTTTAAAAGCTTTGTAAGGTATAATTTAATTATTCTACAAAAGGGCTTTTAAATGCAAAAAGATGATTTTTTACAAAAATGTAAAGATGAGTATAAATTTAATACTCATCAGCTAAGAGAAGTTGAGCTCGGATTTGAAAACTCTCTTAGTTTTGATAAGATAGAATTTTATGCAAAAACAAAATTTAATTCTCATCAAATGGCTGAGATAAGAAAAGGTTTTGAAAACTCTCTTAGTTTTGATGAGATTTGCAAGTATGCTAAAAACGAGTACAACTCAAATCAAATGTATATTTTAAGAAAAGCTATATTATCAAATTTTAACCTTGATGAAATTTATCCACTAATTGATAAAACTAAATTTGGTTGGCATCAGATGAGTGAGATAAAAGAGGGGTTTAAAGATAAACTCTCTTTAAAAAAAATAAATTTATTTGCAAAAAGTGAGTTTGGAAATTTAAGAATGGCCGAAATAAGAGATGGTTTTAATCATGGATTAAGCTATGAAAAAGTTAGTTTTTATGCAAAAAAAGAATTTAGTCAAAAACAAATGCAAAATATTAAAAATCTTTTGTTAAACGGTGTAAAAAAATCTGAAATAGAAAAACTTATCCTAGAAAAAGAAAAAATCAAAAATAAGCCTACTAAGAAAAAAAATTCATTGATAGATTTAAATTTTAGCTTCAAAGCACCTTTTAAAATAATTTTTTATATAATGCAAAATTTGGATTTTTAAAAAAAGGAAATATTTTGAAAAAACCTGAGCTTTTATCACCTGCTGGGAATTTAGAAAAACTTAAAATTGCACTAAGTTATGGAGCTGATGCTGTATATGCAAGTGTAGGAGCTTTTTCCCTAAGGCAAAGAAGTGCAAAAGAATTTAGTAAAGAGACTTTTAGGGAGGGCGTTGAATTTACGCACAAAATGGGTAAAAAATTCTACGCCACTATAAATGGATTTCCATTTAATGCTCAGCTTGATAAGTTTAAAACCCATATTGAGTTTTTGAAGGATTTAGGCGTTGATGCCTTCATAATCGCAAGTCCAAGCATTATAAGCTTAGCTAAAAAAATATCTCCAGATACTGAAATTCATCTTTCAACACAAGCAAATGTTATGAATTATATGGATGCTCAAATTTATTATGATATGGGTGTAAAAAGAGTAGTTGTAGCTCGAGAAATAGGACTAAAAGATGTAATTTCAATAAAAGAAAAAGTGCCAAATTTAGATATTGAAATTTTTATTCATGGTTCTATGTGTTTTGCTTATAGTGGGAGATGCTTGATTTCAGCTTTGCAAAGTGGTAGATTTAGTAACCGTGGAAGTTGTGCAAATGATTGTAGATTTAATTATGAAATTTATGCTAAAAATGATGAAAGCGGTGCATTATTTAAGTTAAATGAAGATGAAAATGGCACTTATATAATGAACTCAAAAGATCTGAATTTAAGTTCTTACGTTGAAAAAATTATGCAAAGTGGAGCTGTTGATAGTTTTAAAATCGAGGGAAGAACAAAAAGCCAGTATTACGCCGCATGTGCAACAAATGCTTATAGAATGGCAATTGATGATGCACTTAGTGGCAGATTTAATGCTGAAATTTATCAAAAAGAACTTCATACTTTAAAAAATCGTGGTTTTACAGATGGATACTTAGTAAGTCGTCCATTTGAGAGAAAAGATACACAAAATTTTAACTCAACTTTGGAAGAAGGCACTCATCAAGTTTGTGCAATTACTTTAGATGGTGAGTTTTTTGATGTTAAATATAAAATTTCTAAAAACACACCTTATGAAATTTTGGTTCCAAAAGATAGCAAAATTGAAACAATTGAGAATGAAATAGGGAAAATTTATGAAAAATATGGTAAATTCTGGCTTGAATTTAAAGTTTTAAAAGCGAAAAATAACAAAGAATTTGATGAAATTCACAGCGGAAATTTAAATCAAATAATTTCGCCTGTAAAACTACCTAATTTCAGTTTTTTAAGAAAAGAAATAGAGTAAAAGAAAGGAAATATGATGAAATTTGTATCTATTATAATGGGAAGTGGAAGCGATTTAGACATTGCAAATGAAGCAGCTAAGGTGCTTGAAAGCTTTGGTGTGAAATATGAAATGATAGTAAGTTCTGCTCATAGAAGTCCTCAAAGAACGCATGATTATGTTATAGCAGCACAAAATAAAGGTTGTGAGGCTTTTATCTGCATTGCAGGAATGGCAGCTCATCTAGCAGGCGTGGTTGCATCACTTACAACAAAACCAGTTTTAGGAGTTCCAGCAGGTGGTGGAGCTTTGGGCGGGGTTGATTCACTTTACTCAACTGTTCAAATGCCAGGAGGTATTCCAGTTGCTACTTTTGCAGTTGGTAAAGCAGGTGCGAAAAATGCAGCTTATTTTGCAAGTCAAATTCTATCTTTAAGCAATGAAGAACTTGCTTTAAAAATTAAAAACGATAGAGCAAATATGGCAAAAAAAGTTTGTGAAGATTCAAGTAAAATTGAAATTATCTTGAAGGAAGATAAATGACATTTTCAAAAATAATTTTAACTTTGCAAGATTTTTGGCAAGCCCAAGGTTGCGTGATAGTTCAACCTTACGATATTCCTGCAGGAGCTGGGACTTTTCATCACGCAACTTTTTTAAGAAGTCTTGGTAAAAAGCCTTGGCGAGCAGCTTATGTGGCACCATCTAGACGTCCTGCAGATGGAAGATATGGTGAAAACCCAAATAGATTAGGTGCGTATTATCAATTTCAAGTTATTTTAAAACCAAGTCCTAGTAATATTCAAGAACTTTATTTAAAAAGTTTGGAAGCCATTGGTTTTAATCTTAAAAATCATGACATAAGATTTGTTGAAGACAATTGGGAGAGCCCAACTCTTGGAGCTTGGGGGCTTGGTTGGGAAGTTTGGCTTGATGGTATGGAGGTAACTCAATTTACTTATTTTCAACAAGTTGGAGGAATAGCTTGCGAGCCTATAAGTGGTGAGATAACTTATGGTTTGGAGCGACTTGCCATGTATTTACAAAACAAAGAAAATGTTTTTGACATAGTTTGGAATGAATTTAAAGGTGATGTAATAACTTATGGAGATGTTCATAAAAGAAGTGAGTATGAGTTTAGCAAATATAGTTTTGAAGTAGCTGATACAAATATGCTTTTTAAGTCTTTTGAAAGTGCTTATAATGAGTGTTTGAAAACTCTTAAAAAAGAATTATCTCTTCCTGCATATGATTACTGTATGCTTGCATCACACATATTTAATTTACTTGATGCAAGAGGTGCGATAAGTGTTACTCAAAGACAAGATTTTATTCTTAAAATAAGATATTTAGCAAAAGGGTGTGCTATTGTGTATGCAAGTAAAGATGATCCTAGCTTAAAAGAAAAATTTAGTGAGTATTTTACAGATGAAAATAGCTGAAATTTATCAAATTTTAGATGAGGTTGCACCTTTTGAAGCTCAAGAAAGCTGGGATAACTCAGGACTGCTTTTGGGAAATATGGACGATGAGTTTGATAAAATTTATGCAAGTATTGATTTAGACTCAAATTTGATTCAAAAAATAGAAAAAAACTCACTTGTTATAACTCACCATCCTTTAATTTTTAAAGGCTTAAAAAGTCTAAATCCTAGTGTTTATCCATCAAATTTAATTTATGAAATCATTAAAAAAGATATAAAGCTTATTTCAATGCACACAAATTTTGATAAATTTGTTTTAAATCAATTTGTAGCAAGTGAAATTTTAGGTTATAAAATCACTGAAATTCGTGATTTTTTAGTATTTTTTGAAGTTAATAAAATTTTCGATGAGTTTGCTAAAGAGATAAAACAAAAACTTAAAATTTCAAATTTAAGAGTTGTAAAGGCAAGCGAGTTTATAAAAATAGCTACGCTTTGTACTGGGAGTGGAGCTGATTTACTAGGAAGCTTTAAATCAGATTGTTTTTTAACTGGAGATTTAAAATACCATAGTGCACTTGAAAGCCTAGAAAATAAAATATCTTTAATTGATATAAATCACTTTGAAAGCGAAGCCTATTTTGGCCAGTCTTTAGCTAAAAATTTGCAAAAATACAATTTAAATATTATAATAACAAATTCAATTAATCCATTTTTATACATTTAAGAGGAAAATTTATGAACAAAAATTTAGAACAATTAATACAGCTATCAAATTTCGATAAAAATATTGATGGTTTTTCACCAAAAATCGCAGCTATCCAAAAAGAGCTTAATGATAAACAAAATGAAATTACAGAAGTTCAAAAAGAAGTTGAAAATTCAAATAAAGAGATAGAAGATTTAGCTGATGAGATAGAAAAAACTGACAATCATATAAAAGATTTAAACTCACAACTAAAAGCAGGTAGTAAAAAACACTCAGCTATAAAAACCGAAAAAGAGTTAAAATCACTTCAACTTGAAGAAGAGCTTACAAAAGATCAGTTAAGTTCTGCAAATGATGAGATAGAAAGACTTGAAAATTTGATGGAAAATAAAAAATCAAACCAAAATGAGCTTTTAGACAAAGAAAAAACACTAAAAGATGAGTTTGAAAATATTCAAAAAAATACAGAAGATGAGTTAAAAAACATAGAAAGCCAAAGAGAAAAATTTTATCTTGAAAAGGATAAACTTGTAAAAAAAATGGATCAAAAAATCATCTCTTTTTATGAAAAAATTAGAAAATGGGCAGGAAATACAGCTGTTGCAAAGGTTAAAAAACAAGCATGTTATGGCTGTTTTATGCATATAAATGATAAAACTTATAGTAATGTTATAAGATCTGATGAAATTGTAACTTGTCCAAATTGTGGAAGAATACTTTATAAAGATTTTAATGACGAAGAAAAATAGTGTTTTATAACTTATTTTCTTTTTTTATTTGGCTTTTTTTAACTCCTTTTATATTGGTTTTTTCATTTAAAAAAAAGTATAAAAAAAGCCTTCCCGCAAGATTTTTTCTATATAAAAATCCTCCACTAAAAAAAGTTGATGTGCATTTTCACGCTTGCAGTTTTGGGGAAATTTCAGCTCTCGAGATTCTAGCTTTAAAATTTGAAAGCTTTTCATTTACAACGACGACTGCAACAGGTTTTGAAAAGGCAAAAAGCCTAAATGAAAATACAAGATTTTTACCATTTGAATGTTTTATACCTTTTTGGCTTACAAAAAGTAAAGTTTTAGTTGTTTTTGAGGCTGAGCTTTGGTTGAATTTGGTAAAAACTGCTAAAAAAAATGGTTCTTATGTGATACTTTTAAACGCAAGAATTAGCGATAGATCATATAAAAGATATGAAAAATTTAAATTCTATTATAAAGAAATTTTTAAATACATTGATTTAGTATTAGCTCAAAGCAAGCTTGATAAAACTAGACTTTTAAATTTGGGAGCAAAAAACATAGAAGTTGTTGGAAATATAAAAAGTGCAAATTTTAAACTAGCAAGCAAAGACTATCCAAAATTTAGTGAGTTTTTAGTAACCATTGCAAGTACTCATGATGGCGAGGAAGAACTTATTTTAAATAATATAACGCCAAATAAAAATCAAAAATTTATAATCGCACCAAGGCATCCTGAAAGATTTTGTAAAGTAGCTAAAATTTGTGAAGATTTTGCTAAAAAATTTAATCTAAAATTTGAAAAATTTTCACAAAATTTAGGTTTTAAATCAAACATTATATTGCTTGATACAATGAACGAAGTTATAAATTTTTATAAAATAAGTGATGTTGTTATACTTGGAGGAAGCTTTATAGACGGTATTGGCGGACATAATCCAATAGAAATAGCTCAATTTAATAAGCCTTTAATAAATGGTTATTTTTATCATAACCAAAAGGCCTTGTTTGAACTAGTTGATGGTGTAAATTTTAGTGATTTATCAAATTTAAATGAGTTATTAAGTTTAAATTTGAGTAAAACAATGATTAAAAATAAAGCCGATTTACAAAGCATAGAAAATTTGATAAAAATAAAAATAAAGGAACAAAATGGCTGTTGAAAAAGCATATAAACTTTTAGCTTTGCAAGAAAATATCTCAAACAATGAAGCTAAGAACTTGATTGATAGCGGTTTAGTTTATTTAAGTGGCAAGAAAATAATTTTAGCAAGAGGGTTAGTTAATACAAGTGCAAAATTTAAAGTAACAAAATTAAAAAAACCAACTATTATTTTTGAAGATGAAAATATTTTGGCTATAAATAAACCTGAGTTTATAAATAGCTCAGATATTGAAAAAAAATATAAATTTCCACTTATTAATAGACTTGATAAAGAAACAAGCGGTGTTATACTCTTAGCTAAAAATGAGGAATTTAGACAAAAAGCCATACAAGAGTTTAAAAATTTAAATGTAAAAAAAACATATATTGCGATTGTAAGTGGTGTCGTTAGTGAAAAAATAGAAATTAATGATAAAATTTTAACTATAAAAAATAATAATTCAAAAGGTAGAAATGAAGCATTTTCTAAAATTTCAGATAATGGAAAAACCGCTCTTACTACAGTTTATCCATTTATGGTAAGTGGTAAAAAATCACTTGTTAAAATAGAGATTAAAACAGGCAGAACTCACCAAATAAGAGTGCATTTAGCTGCTTATGATCACGCTGTAATTGGCGATGAAAAGTATGCAAAACTAAGCTCAAAAAGACTTTTTTTACACTCATATAAAACTGAAATTTTAGGATATTCTTTTGTAGCTCCGCTTGATAATAGTTTTAACGAGTTTGGTTTTGAGATTTCAAAAGATATGAAATTTTAAGCAAATTTAAGAAAGTTTATTGTAAAATAAGCCCTTTGATTATATTTTAAAAGGTTAGATGTGTTTGTACAAATAGGTGAATCACTTAGATCAGCTGTAAATAAGCTTAGAATTGTTGATGATGAAAAGGCGCTTAAAAATGCCCTTGTAACGCTTAGAAAAGCACTTTTAAAATCAGATGTTCATCATAAAGTAACAAAAGATTTTGTTGCTATGATAGAAGATGATTTAAAAGAAAATGGCATCGGGCAAAAGCAGTTTTTAGACTCAATTAAAAAGAATTTAACAGATATTTTAACAGCTCCAGGAAATCAAGGATTTGTTTATTCAAGCAAGCCACCAACAGTTGTTCTTATGAGTGGACTTCAAGGTGGTGGTAAAACAACATCAACTGTCAAACTTGCAAATAACCTAAAACAAAAAAATAAAAAAGTATTAATAGCTGCTGCAGACTTACAAAGACTTGCTGCAGTTGAACAGTTAAAACAACTTTGCGAGGCAAATGAAATAGATCTTTTTTATATTGAAAATGAAAAAGACCCTGTTAAAGTTGCAAAAGAGGCTTTGCAAAAAGCTAAAAAAGAGCTTTATGATGTGCTTTTTGTAGATACTGCAGGAAGACTTGCAATAGATGAAGCTTTAATGAGCGAGTTAAAAGATGTTAAAAACGCCATAAATCCAGATGAAATTTTTTATGTAGCAGATGCTATGAGTGGACAAGATGGCGTTAGAACAGCTGATACATTTAATAAAGAACTTGGAATAACAGGGGTTATTTTAAGTAAATTTGATGCTGATACAAAAGGCGGAGTAGCTATTGGTATAGCTCATCAAATCGGAGTTCCTTTAAGATTTGTTGGAACAGGCGAAAAAGTAGCTGATATAGAGGGCTTTATACCTGATAGAATTGTCGGAAGAATCATGGGCGAGGGCGATCTTGCTACTTTAGTTGAAAAAACAAGTGCTGTTTTTAATGAAAAAGATGTAAAAGATATAACCAAAAAAATTAAAAAAGGGAAATTTACATTTAATGACTTTGTAAGTCAGCTTGAAAGTGTTAAAAAACTTGGAAATATGAAAAGTTTAATTGGAATGCTTCCAGGAATGGGAAATTTAGCTGAAAAAATAGGCGATATGGATTTAGAAAATTCAAAAGAAATAATTCATATAAAAGCTATGATTAGTTCTATGACACCAAAAGAAAGAGAAAATCCAGATTTGTTAAATAATTCAAGAAAAAGAAGAATTGCTGCAGGAGCTGGCCTAACACAGATGGAAGTTAATAAATTTATAAAGCAATTTACAAATGCCTCAAAACTAGCAAAAAAACTTACAAATAAAGGTGGCATTCGCGGAATGGCATCTTTAATGCAAGGCGGACAAAAATTTCCGGGATAATTTCTCGGAAAGTTTTATTATGAATAAATCTTTTATTTATAATAAAGCTTATATTAAAATTAACAAGGAGAAAAAATATGGCAACAGTTGTAAGACTAACAAAAATAGGTCGTAAAAAAAGACCATTTTATCGTATAGTTGTAACAGATAGTAGAAAAAGAAGAGATGGTGGATATATAGAGAGCATTGGTTATTATGATCCTATGGCAAATCCTGAAGTTGTTAAATTTGACGCTGAAAGATTACAGTATTGGAAAAGCGTTGGAGCAAAACTTAGTGAACGTGTAGAGAGAATAACCAAATAGAGCTAGAAATGGTTGAAGAATTTATCAGACAATATGCTTTACTTATATGCGAGTATCCAGAAAAAATAAAAATAGAAAAAGTAAAAATTGATGATAATTTTTATGAAATTATCATTTACGCAGATAAAACTGATACTGGAAAACTCATAGGTAAAAATGGTCAAATGATAAACGCCATAAGAACTGTTGTTCTTGGCTATAAAGCTAAAGATGCAGCTTCTTATAAATTTAGTGTAAAAGCCCTAGAAGAGTAGTTTTATGAGTGAGCTTCTTACAGTCGCCAAAATTGGTAAAACTATAGGACTAAGAGGAGCTTTAAAACTACATAATAAGAGCGACTTTGTCTCACAATTTAAAAAAAATGCTAAATTTTTTTTAAGTGATGGCACCATACTTGAAATTTTATCTTACAATAGTGCTAGCTCACAAGTAATTTTTAAAGATTATGAAAGTATAGAGCTTGCTTCAAATTTGGTAAATAAATTTCTTTATCAAAGCATTGAAGCTACTAGAAAAAATTGTAAATTAAAAAAAGATGAGTATTTCTACTTTGATATAATAGGTCTTGAAGTTATAGAAAACGGTGAAACCTTAGGAAAAGTTGTGGATATTTTAGAAGTTGGAGCAAATTTTTTATTTGAGATAAAAACTGATGAAAAGTTAGTGAGCCAAGGATTTACAAAAAACTTTTTTGTTCCATATATTGATGAATATTTAGATAAAATTTCAATCCAAACAAAACAAATTTTTACAAAAAATGCAAAACTTATTTTAAAAGAGTCATGAAATTTAACTTTATAACTCTTTTTGAAAATCTTATAAAACCTTATTTTGATGATTCTATACTAAAAAGAGCTTTGGATAAAAATCTTTTTGAAGTTAGTTTTATAAATCCAAGAGATTTTAGTAAAGACAAGCATAAAAAAGTTGATGATTATATGATAGGTGGTGGAGCTGGACTTTTAATGGGCATCCAGCCATTAAGTGATACAATTTTAAATGTAAAAAATAAAAATCCCAACACTCATATAATTTACCTAACTCCAGTTGGCAAAAAATTTACTCAAAAAGATGCAAAAAGACTTTCAAAAAAAGATAATATTACTTTTATTTGCGGACGTTATGAAGGTATAGATGAAAGAGTTATAGAAAAATATGTAAATGAGGTATTTTGTATTGGAGATTTTATCATGACAGGCGGAGAACTTGGAGCTTTATGTATGTGTGATGCAATTTGTAGAAACATAAATGGAGTTTTAGGAAATGCCAATTCACTTGAAGTTGAAAGTTTTGAAAATTCACTTTTAGAAGCACCATCTTTTACAAAACCAAATATTTTTGAAAATTTACCTGTGCCTTCAGAGTTTTTAAAGGGAAATCACGGTAAAATATCAGCTTTAAAAAATCAAATGGCGAGATTAAAGACAAACTATTTTCGCCCTGACTTAAAGGACAATCATGAGAAATAAATATATACAAGCTTTTGAAGAAGCTCAAATTTCTAAAAGAAGTATTCCTGAATTTCGTGCGGGCGATACTTTAAGAGTTGCTATAAGAATTACTGAAGGTGAAAAAACAAGAATTCAAAACTTTGAGGGTATTTGCATAGCTAAAAGAGGAACTGGAACAGGCAAGACTTTTATAATCCGCAAAATCGGTGCAAATAACGTCGGTGTTGAGAGAATTTTCCCACTTTATGGTGAAAACCTCGAAGAGATAAAAGTTTTAAGACATGGAAAAGTTAGAAGAGCAAAACTATTCTATTTAAGAGATAGAAGAGGTAAAGCTGCAAAAATTAAAGAGCTTAGAAAATAATCAAAAATAAAAGAGTTATAACTCTTTTATTGACTTAAATCAACAACTACAACAAAATAAAAGTTATAATATCCTATAAATTTAAAAAAGGATATTGTAATGCAGATTTATAAATTTAACAAAACTGAATTTGATGGTGTTAATGCTAAGCTTTTATATGAAGATAAATTTTCAAAAGAAATTTGTCTTAGTATGGCAAAAAACAGCTTTATGAAGGAGCATTTTGCTCCAAGCCCTATAAAAGTTCAGGTTTTAAAAGGTAGTATCGAGTTTGGCGTTGATAATGAAAAAGTTATTTTAAGCCAGTTTGATATGATAGCTCTTGATTCTATGGTTAAGCACTCTTTAAAAGCCAACGAAGATAGCATAATAAGACTGAGCCTATCTTTAAATGATACTTTTTCAAGAGTTAAAGAAGTATTAAATAAATAAATTTTATCATATTTTAAAAATATATAAAAATCATTAATCAATAACCATTATAATTTCACTAAAAAATAATATAAGGTGGATTATGATCTTACAAGATATAAAAAAAGAAGTAAGTAAGGTGGTTGTTGGTCAAGATGAACTTATTAATGCTTTACTTATAGGTCTT from Campylobacter ureolyticus includes:
- the ffh gene encoding signal recognition particle protein, which encodes MFVQIGESLRSAVNKLRIVDDEKALKNALVTLRKALLKSDVHHKVTKDFVAMIEDDLKENGIGQKQFLDSIKKNLTDILTAPGNQGFVYSSKPPTVVLMSGLQGGGKTTSTVKLANNLKQKNKKVLIAAADLQRLAAVEQLKQLCEANEIDLFYIENEKDPVKVAKEALQKAKKELYDVLFVDTAGRLAIDEALMSELKDVKNAINPDEIFYVADAMSGQDGVRTADTFNKELGITGVILSKFDADTKGGVAIGIAHQIGVPLRFVGTGEKVADIEGFIPDRIVGRIMGEGDLATLVEKTSAVFNEKDVKDITKKIKKGKFTFNDFVSQLESVKKLGNMKSLIGMLPGMGNLAEKIGDMDLENSKEIIHIKAMISSMTPKERENPDLLNNSRKRRIAAGAGLTQMEVNKFIKQFTNASKLAKKLTNKGGIRGMASLMQGGQKFPG
- the glyQ gene encoding glycine--tRNA ligase subunit alpha codes for the protein MTFSKIILTLQDFWQAQGCVIVQPYDIPAGAGTFHHATFLRSLGKKPWRAAYVAPSRRPADGRYGENPNRLGAYYQFQVILKPSPSNIQELYLKSLEAIGFNLKNHDIRFVEDNWESPTLGAWGLGWEVWLDGMEVTQFTYFQQVGGIACEPISGEITYGLERLAMYLQNKENVFDIVWNEFKGDVITYGDVHKRSEYEFSKYSFEVADTNMLFKSFESAYNECLKTLKKELSLPAYDYCMLASHIFNLLDARGAISVTQRQDFILKIRYLAKGCAIVYASKDDPSLKEKFSEYFTDENS
- the rpsP gene encoding 30S ribosomal protein S16, with protein sequence MATVVRLTKIGRKKRPFYRIVVTDSRKRRDGGYIESIGYYDPMANPEVVKFDAERLQYWKSVGAKLSERVERITK
- a CDS encoding peptidase U32 family protein is translated as MKKPELLSPAGNLEKLKIALSYGADAVYASVGAFSLRQRSAKEFSKETFREGVEFTHKMGKKFYATINGFPFNAQLDKFKTHIEFLKDLGVDAFIIASPSIISLAKKISPDTEIHLSTQANVMNYMDAQIYYDMGVKRVVVAREIGLKDVISIKEKVPNLDIEIFIHGSMCFAYSGRCLISALQSGRFSNRGSCANDCRFNYEIYAKNDESGALFKLNEDENGTYIMNSKDLNLSSYVEKIMQSGAVDSFKIEGRTKSQYYAACATNAYRMAIDDALSGRFNAEIYQKELHTLKNRGFTDGYLVSRPFERKDTQNFNSTLEEGTHQVCAITLDGEFFDVKYKISKNTPYEILVPKDSKIETIENEIGKIYEKYGKFWLEFKVLKAKNNKEFDEIHSGNLNQIISPVKLPNFSFLRKEIE
- the pdxS gene encoding pyridoxal 5'-phosphate synthase lyase subunit PdxS, encoding MSNFCEFLKNSENATKSFMGGVIMDVVTPDQAKIAEASGAVAVMALERVPADIRAAGGVSRMSDPKMIKSIMNAVKIPVMAKCRIGHIVEARILESIGIDFIDESEVLSPADNVYHVNKREFKTPFVCGARNLGEALRRISEGAMMIRTKGEAGTGDVVQAVTHMRSIMSDIRRISNLNKDELFNEAKNLGVSYEMLLYVHENGSLPVANFSAGGVATPADAALMRVLGAQGVFVGSGIFKSGNPEKRAKAIVKAAKNYDNPDIIAEVSQDLGEAMVGINEDEIKIIMANRGI
- a CDS encoding Nif3-like dinuclear metal center hexameric protein — translated: MKIAEIYQILDEVAPFEAQESWDNSGLLLGNMDDEFDKIYASIDLDSNLIQKIEKNSLVITHHPLIFKGLKSLNPSVYPSNLIYEIIKKDIKLISMHTNFDKFVLNQFVASEILGYKITEIRDFLVFFEVNKIFDEFAKEIKQKLKISNLRVVKASEFIKIATLCTGSGADLLGSFKSDCFLTGDLKYHSALESLENKISLIDINHFESEAYFGQSLAKNLQKYNLNIIITNSINPFLYI
- the trmD gene encoding tRNA (guanosine(37)-N1)-methyltransferase TrmD, giving the protein MKFNFITLFENLIKPYFDDSILKRALDKNLFEVSFINPRDFSKDKHKKVDDYMIGGGAGLLMGIQPLSDTILNVKNKNPNTHIIYLTPVGKKFTQKDAKRLSKKDNITFICGRYEGIDERVIEKYVNEVFCIGDFIMTGGELGALCMCDAICRNINGVLGNANSLEVESFENSLLEAPSFTKPNIFENLPVPSEFLKGNHGKISALKNQMARLKTNYFRPDLKDNHEK
- a CDS encoding KH domain-containing protein; amino-acid sequence: MVEEFIRQYALLICEYPEKIKIEKVKIDDNFYEIIIYADKTDTGKLIGKNGQMINAIRTVVLGYKAKDAASYKFSVKALEE
- the purE gene encoding 5-(carboxyamino)imidazole ribonucleotide mutase → MKFVSIIMGSGSDLDIANEAAKVLESFGVKYEMIVSSAHRSPQRTHDYVIAAQNKGCEAFICIAGMAAHLAGVVASLTTKPVLGVPAGGGALGGVDSLYSTVQMPGGIPVATFAVGKAGAKNAAYFASQILSLSNEELALKIKNDRANMAKKVCEDSSKIEIILKEDK
- the rimM gene encoding ribosome maturation factor RimM (Essential for efficient processing of 16S rRNA), whose protein sequence is MSELLTVAKIGKTIGLRGALKLHNKSDFVSQFKKNAKFFLSDGTILEILSYNSASSQVIFKDYESIELASNLVNKFLYQSIEATRKNCKLKKDEYFYFDIIGLEVIENGETLGKVVDILEVGANFLFEIKTDEKLVSQGFTKNFFVPYIDEYLDKISIQTKQIFTKNAKLILKES
- a CDS encoding zinc ribbon domain-containing protein — its product is MNKNLEQLIQLSNFDKNIDGFSPKIAAIQKELNDKQNEITEVQKEVENSNKEIEDLADEIEKTDNHIKDLNSQLKAGSKKHSAIKTEKELKSLQLEEELTKDQLSSANDEIERLENLMENKKSNQNELLDKEKTLKDEFENIQKNTEDELKNIESQREKFYLEKDKLVKKMDQKIISFYEKIRKWAGNTAVAKVKKQACYGCFMHINDKTYSNVIRSDEIVTCPNCGRILYKDFNDEEK
- the waaA gene encoding lipid IV(A) 3-deoxy-D-manno-octulosonic acid transferase, with the translated sequence MFYNLFSFFIWLFLTPFILVFSFKKKYKKSLPARFFLYKNPPLKKVDVHFHACSFGEISALEILALKFESFSFTTTTATGFEKAKSLNENTRFLPFECFIPFWLTKSKVLVVFEAELWLNLVKTAKKNGSYVILLNARISDRSYKRYEKFKFYYKEIFKYIDLVLAQSKLDKTRLLNLGAKNIEVVGNIKSANFKLASKDYPKFSEFLVTIASTHDGEEELILNNITPNKNQKFIIAPRHPERFCKVAKICEDFAKKFNLKFEKFSQNLGFKSNIILLDTMNEVINFYKISDVVILGGSFIDGIGGHNPIEIAQFNKPLINGYFYHNQKALFELVDGVNFSDLSNLNELLSLNLSKTMIKNKADLQSIENLIKIKIKEQNGC
- a CDS encoding pseudouridine synthase family protein; translated protein: MAVEKAYKLLALQENISNNEAKNLIDSGLVYLSGKKIILARGLVNTSAKFKVTKLKKPTIIFEDENILAINKPEFINSSDIEKKYKFPLINRLDKETSGVILLAKNEEFRQKAIQEFKNLNVKKTYIAIVSGVVSEKIEINDKILTIKNNNSKGRNEAFSKISDNGKTALTTVYPFMVSGKKSLVKIEIKTGRTHQIRVHLAAYDHAVIGDEKYAKLSSKRLFLHSYKTEILGYSFVAPLDNSFNEFGFEISKDMKF